A single region of the Streptomyces virginiae genome encodes:
- a CDS encoding MepB family protein, translating to MTTHHEPAPPPLPRPWSDTTTAPADLVAAKALVYDPCGFTCSQPLPEAESADYAAHTFTVDGLAVRFRAARTTPTKVGQFVTVWKRSPEGPIQPFDAADPVDLFVIGTRDGEHFGQFVLPLDALRRHGVVSTDGAGGKRAFRVYPPWVTTTNRQAGSAQKWQLEHFLSLPRPEDGPVDLDRARKLYT from the coding sequence ATGACGACGCACCACGAACCCGCACCCCCTCCGCTCCCCCGGCCCTGGTCGGACACCACCACGGCCCCCGCGGACCTCGTCGCGGCGAAGGCGCTCGTCTACGACCCCTGCGGGTTCACCTGCTCGCAGCCGCTCCCGGAGGCGGAGAGCGCCGACTACGCCGCCCACACCTTCACCGTGGACGGCCTCGCCGTCCGGTTCCGCGCGGCGAGGACGACCCCCACGAAGGTCGGCCAGTTCGTCACCGTCTGGAAGCGCTCACCGGAGGGGCCGATCCAGCCGTTCGACGCCGCGGACCCGGTGGACCTCTTCGTCATCGGTACGCGCGACGGTGAGCACTTCGGCCAGTTCGTCCTCCCCCTGGACGCGCTCCGCCGGCACGGGGTCGTCTCGACGGACGGCGCCGGCGGGAAGCGCGCCTTCCGGGTCTATCCGCCCTGGGTGACCACCACCAACCGGCAGGCCGGCAGCGCCCAGAAGTGGCAGCTGGAACACTTCCTGTCGCTGCCCCGACCCGAGGACGGCCCCGTCGATCTGGATCGCGCCCGGAAGCTCTACACGTGA
- a CDS encoding VOC family protein, whose translation MSRPVSGTLHHIELWVPHLDRAIASLGWLLEALGHTPYQHWADGRSWRLGPTYVVVERSPALTADRHDRCRPGLNHLAFHVEDAAAVDRLARESTRHGWQLMFPDRHPHAGGPRHYAAYLENTDGFEVELVAFTAPD comes from the coding sequence GTGAGCCGGCCCGTCAGCGGCACGCTGCACCACATCGAGCTGTGGGTGCCGCACCTCGACCGCGCGATCGCCTCGCTCGGCTGGCTCCTGGAAGCCCTGGGGCACACGCCCTACCAGCACTGGGCCGACGGCCGCAGCTGGCGGCTGGGGCCGACGTATGTGGTCGTCGAACGGTCCCCGGCCCTCACCGCCGACCGGCACGACCGCTGCCGGCCGGGACTGAACCACCTGGCCTTCCACGTGGAGGACGCGGCGGCGGTGGACCGCCTGGCGCGGGAGTCCACCCGCCACGGCTGGCAGCTGATGTTCCCGGACCGCCATCCCCACGCGGGCGGCCCCCGGCACTACGCCGCCTATCTGGAGAACACGGACGGCTTCGAAGTCGAACTCGTCGCGTTCACCGCCCCGGACTGA
- a CDS encoding sialidase family protein, producing the protein MRAVLPLTAVTTAALLLVTVTGVTSAAAARNPDGTSPLVKVSHGDPYADCTIGARSPDSVVYPGTEVEPYLSVDPRDSRRVVTVFQQDRWNDGGARGLAASWTTDGRTFHRSTLPFSLCAPGGADFERATDPWVSTGPDGTVYASGEGVDFVKSTRTGLLAATSHDGGRTWQNLTTTHVDEQPFFNDKPSLTADPIRKGTAYQVWNRLDNDPPGPGSLDGPGYISVTRDGGRTWSGARRFVDTGSVPNTQTIGHQIVVDRHTGTLYDFFDRITYSEDLSTVVEARYEMVTSTDAGETWSAPVTVAEDTSVPEVDPNDPTKALRAASTLPSPAVDPKTGTLYMAYEGADFSGGEFDAVQLVRSTDGGRTWGAPELISPAGVPAFSPSVAVDERGTLALTYYDLRFLQPGNTTTLPTAYQLATLPHGDPRRRTERQISRVFDWLQAPFAGGYFLGDYQGLVADGKGVRAVLTETHSDAPENRTDVYTGTFRTH; encoded by the coding sequence ATGCGCGCCGTCCTGCCCCTGACCGCCGTCACCACCGCCGCGCTCCTGCTCGTCACGGTCACCGGAGTGACGTCCGCCGCGGCGGCCCGGAATCCCGACGGCACGTCGCCCCTGGTCAAGGTGTCCCACGGCGACCCGTACGCGGACTGCACCATCGGCGCGAGATCGCCCGACAGCGTCGTCTACCCGGGCACCGAGGTCGAGCCGTACCTGTCCGTCGATCCGCGCGACTCCCGGCGCGTGGTCACCGTGTTCCAGCAGGACCGCTGGAACGACGGCGGCGCCCGCGGCCTGGCGGCGAGCTGGACCACGGACGGCCGCACCTTCCACCGGAGCACGCTGCCGTTCAGCCTCTGCGCCCCGGGCGGAGCGGACTTCGAACGGGCCACGGACCCCTGGGTGAGCACCGGACCGGACGGAACCGTCTACGCGAGCGGCGAGGGCGTCGACTTCGTCAAGAGCACGCGCACCGGCCTGCTGGCCGCCACCTCCCACGACGGCGGCCGCACGTGGCAGAACCTCACCACCACACACGTCGACGAGCAGCCGTTCTTCAACGACAAGCCCTCGCTCACCGCCGACCCGATCCGCAAGGGCACCGCCTACCAGGTCTGGAACCGCCTCGACAACGACCCGCCCGGCCCCGGCTCCCTCGACGGTCCGGGCTACATCTCCGTCACCCGTGACGGCGGCCGCACCTGGAGCGGAGCCCGGCGCTTCGTCGACACCGGCAGCGTGCCCAACACCCAGACCATCGGCCATCAGATCGTCGTGGACCGGCACACCGGCACCCTGTACGACTTCTTCGACCGCATCACCTACTCCGAGGACTTGAGCACCGTCGTCGAGGCCCGCTACGAGATGGTCACCTCGACCGACGCCGGAGAGACCTGGAGCGCCCCGGTCACCGTCGCCGAGGACACCTCCGTACCGGAGGTCGACCCGAACGACCCCACCAAGGCGCTGCGCGCCGCGTCCACCCTGCCCAGCCCGGCCGTCGACCCGAAGACGGGCACGCTCTACATGGCGTACGAGGGCGCGGACTTCTCCGGCGGCGAGTTCGATGCCGTCCAGCTGGTGCGCTCCACCGACGGCGGACGCACCTGGGGAGCCCCGGAGCTGATCAGCCCGGCGGGGGTGCCGGCCTTCTCCCCGTCGGTCGCGGTCGACGAGCGGGGCACGCTCGCGCTCACCTACTACGACCTGCGCTTCCTCCAGCCGGGCAACACCACCACCCTGCCCACCGCCTACCAGCTCGCCACCCTGCCGCACGGAGACCCGCGGCGACGCACCGAACGCCAGATCTCGCGGGTCTTCGACTGGCTGCAGGCACCGTTCGCCGGGGGCTACTTCCTCGGCGACTACCAAGGCCTGGTGGCCGACGGCAAGGGAGTACGGGCGGTGCTCACCGAGACCCACTCCGACGCACCGGAGAACCGTACGGACGTGTACACCGGCACGTTCCGCACCCACTGA
- a CDS encoding MBL fold metallo-hydrolase RNA specificity domain-containing protein, translating into MSRSAPSPATARPALLRFLGGVRTVTGSKFLVESDHARILVDCGLFQGVADLRRRNWDKLPCDASDIHAVVVTHAHLDHCGYLPRLVRHGFRGPILTSAATARLAEIVLRDSARLQMEAAEHANQHGWSKHRPAKPLYDDDDVDRTIEYFDPVPVGSEIEIMAGTKLMLHHGGHILGSAWAHLTLEDGHTLAVSGDLGRPGHPLLLPPEPFSGADVLLMESTYGNRRHDHGSARHAFASVITRALSRGGTVVIPAFAIDRTEVVLHELAALRGDGTLPRHVPVYVDSPMALAALDVYRDAVRAHSAELRPEILARGEAAISPEPFLAARTVQESIDINNSGGPALIVSSAGMATGGRVLHHLHRILPDPRNAVVIVGFAAAGTRSRDLVDGARTLKMFGEYVPVRAEVADVPHFSAHADADQIIDWLRAAPAPHTTYLVHGEESAAETLRDRIDDELGWTAVVPKPGEAVLVR; encoded by the coding sequence ATGTCCCGGTCAGCTCCGTCCCCCGCTACCGCCCGCCCGGCCCTGCTGAGGTTCCTCGGCGGAGTGCGGACGGTCACCGGCAGCAAGTTCCTGGTCGAGAGCGACCACGCCCGGATCCTCGTCGACTGCGGACTCTTCCAGGGTGTCGCGGACCTCCGGCGCCGCAACTGGGACAAGCTGCCCTGCGACGCCTCGGACATCCATGCCGTCGTCGTCACGCACGCCCACCTGGACCACTGCGGCTACCTGCCGCGCCTGGTCCGGCACGGATTCCGCGGACCGATCCTGACCAGCGCGGCCACCGCCCGGCTCGCCGAGATCGTCCTCCGCGACAGCGCCCGCCTCCAGATGGAGGCCGCCGAGCACGCCAACCAGCACGGCTGGTCCAAGCATCGGCCCGCCAAGCCGCTCTACGACGACGATGACGTCGACCGCACGATCGAGTACTTCGACCCGGTACCGGTGGGCAGCGAGATCGAGATCATGGCCGGCACGAAGCTGATGCTGCACCACGGCGGTCACATCCTCGGCTCCGCCTGGGCGCACCTGACCCTGGAGGACGGCCACACCCTTGCCGTCAGCGGCGACCTCGGCCGCCCCGGCCACCCGCTCCTGCTGCCGCCCGAGCCGTTCTCCGGCGCCGACGTCCTGCTGATGGAGTCGACGTACGGCAACCGTCGCCACGACCACGGGAGCGCACGGCACGCATTCGCCTCGGTGATCACCCGCGCACTGTCCCGGGGCGGAACCGTGGTCATCCCCGCCTTCGCGATCGACCGCACCGAAGTCGTCCTGCACGAACTCGCCGCCCTGCGCGGCGACGGCACCTTGCCCCGCCACGTACCCGTCTACGTCGACAGCCCCATGGCCCTGGCCGCACTGGACGTCTACCGCGACGCCGTACGAGCCCACTCAGCCGAGCTACGCCCCGAGATCCTCGCCCGGGGCGAGGCGGCGATCAGCCCGGAACCCTTCCTGGCCGCCCGCACCGTCCAGGAGTCCATCGACATCAACAACTCCGGCGGACCGGCGCTCATCGTCTCGTCCGCCGGCATGGCGACCGGCGGCCGCGTCCTGCACCACCTCCACCGGATCCTGCCCGACCCCCGCAACGCCGTGGTCATCGTCGGCTTCGCCGCCGCCGGCACCCGCTCCCGAGACCTCGTCGACGGCGCCCGCACGCTCAAGATGTTCGGCGAGTACGTCCCCGTACGCGCCGAGGTCGCCGACGTCCCGCACTTCTCGGCGCACGCCGACGCCGACCAGATCATCGACTGGCTGCGCGCCGCCCCGGCCCCGCACACCACCTACCTCGTCCACGGCGAGGAGAGCGCCGCGGAAACGCTGCGGGACCGGATCGATGACGAACTGGGCTGGACGGCCGTCGTACCCAAGCCCGGGGAGGCCGTTCTGGTCCGCTGA
- a CDS encoding zinc-dependent alcohol dehydrogenase family protein yields MKALVFHGPGQTSWQDVPDPSIKDAADAIVRVDAVTICGTDLHIVKGDVPEVTPGRILGHEAVGTVVETGGDVRGVRPGDRVLISCISACGRCRFCREGHYGQCRGGGGWVLGHTIDGTQAEYVRVPFADLSVHPLPSALAGHDAVLLADIFPTSYEVGVLNGNVRPGDTVVVVGAGPIGLAVIATAQLYSPGRIIAVDLAASRLAAARDLGADATVSADEEPERLVEDLTDGLGADVVIEAVGVPEAFEMCTRMVRPGGRVANIGVHGKPAVLHLEDLWIKDVTITTGLVDTHSTPMLLRMMAAGRLPGAAMVTHRFELDRMEEAYDVFSRAGETGALKVVLGGPQHDTVAVPPEGR; encoded by the coding sequence ATGAAGGCACTCGTCTTCCACGGGCCCGGACAGACCTCCTGGCAGGATGTCCCGGACCCCTCGATCAAGGACGCCGCCGACGCGATCGTCCGGGTCGACGCCGTCACCATCTGCGGCACCGACCTGCACATCGTCAAGGGCGACGTCCCCGAGGTGACACCGGGACGGATCCTGGGGCACGAGGCCGTCGGTACCGTCGTCGAGACCGGCGGCGATGTCCGTGGCGTCCGCCCCGGCGACCGCGTCCTGATCTCCTGCATCTCCGCCTGCGGCCGCTGCCGGTTCTGCCGCGAGGGCCACTACGGCCAGTGCCGCGGAGGAGGCGGCTGGGTCCTGGGCCACACCATCGACGGCACCCAGGCCGAATACGTCCGCGTCCCCTTCGCCGACCTCTCCGTCCACCCGCTGCCCAGCGCCCTGGCCGGCCACGACGCCGTACTGCTCGCCGACATCTTCCCGACCTCCTACGAGGTCGGTGTGCTCAACGGCAACGTGCGCCCGGGCGACACCGTCGTCGTGGTCGGTGCCGGGCCCATCGGCCTGGCCGTCATCGCCACGGCGCAGCTCTACAGCCCGGGGCGGATCATCGCGGTCGACCTCGCCGCGTCCCGGCTCGCCGCCGCCCGCGACCTCGGTGCCGATGCCACCGTGAGCGCGGACGAGGAGCCCGAGCGGCTGGTGGAGGACCTCACCGACGGGCTCGGGGCGGACGTGGTCATCGAGGCCGTCGGCGTGCCCGAGGCGTTCGAGATGTGCACCCGCATGGTCCGCCCGGGTGGCCGGGTCGCCAACATCGGGGTCCACGGCAAGCCCGCCGTCCTCCACCTCGAAGACCTGTGGATCAAGGACGTGACCATCACCACCGGTCTCGTCGACACCCACTCCACCCCCATGCTGCTGCGGATGATGGCCGCGGGCCGCCTGCCGGGGGCCGCGATGGTCACCCACCGCTTCGAGCTGGACCGGATGGAAGAGGCGTACGACGTCTTCTCCCGCGCGGGAGAGACCGGCGCCCTCAAGGTCGTGCTCGGCGGACCGCAGCACGACACGGTCGCCGTACCGCCCGAGGGGCGGTGA